In one window of Nakamurella sp. PAMC28650 DNA:
- a CDS encoding DEAD/DEAH box helicase family protein, with protein sequence MSAAPSKRTGRKAKPAPLLARAGERLWFLDVPFRTRAPGATYDPARKLHLYRGDRLPAELDPFRSASHTWLRWLEDDANGTTPASDDTAIHGPRMVPRQIQIDGAAAISDAASGQFGGHPARGVLVTDDVGTGKTLTAWLGALAVARARGAKNVLVLVDRPKQVTIAHWRRTILAAGEQNLRVLICSPDELARLLVRGRPRWPMDLVIADECHLYRNVETQRVQRFRRITRFKDAHERAPFVIYLTATPANHPAELTYLAPLLAQVHDEPTQRWEDFGARLAEAGLPVSRVYGKWGWDETAAASATLQTAATTRIRTWLTDADPPLAIHRAASWGPAPLDLMPVTLSPSELLAYRTAWSVFENALADLAADVTLRSNPAARTARGRAAVLRLRQKASLLRVGITADWALACVEAGRQAVISCEFVGAAADPIAAAIQAAGVGVARLYGGAGSGRDLEKERLDFQRGASPVVVFTPTTSLSLHANESLGPAGKASGAAREGLMHNVRYSGLQGRQILGRSHRDHQICPWWLAYAEGTVEETIAKIMIGRFKSTNDVAGADSAALIHVAVALGVSWLPVDRVLAGEG encoded by the coding sequence GTGAGCGCGGCGCCCTCGAAGCGCACCGGGAGGAAGGCGAAGCCCGCGCCGTTGCTCGCGCGGGCCGGCGAGCGGCTCTGGTTCCTCGATGTACCCTTTCGAACTAGGGCTCCGGGGGCCACCTACGACCCGGCACGCAAACTGCATCTGTACCGCGGCGACCGACTGCCGGCCGAACTCGATCCCTTCCGTTCGGCGTCGCACACCTGGCTGCGGTGGCTCGAGGACGACGCCAACGGGACGACTCCGGCGTCCGACGACACGGCGATCCACGGCCCCCGGATGGTGCCCCGGCAGATCCAGATCGACGGTGCCGCGGCGATCTCCGATGCGGCGTCCGGTCAATTCGGCGGGCACCCGGCCAGGGGCGTGCTGGTCACCGACGACGTCGGTACCGGGAAAACGCTGACCGCATGGCTCGGCGCGCTCGCAGTGGCCCGCGCACGTGGCGCGAAGAACGTCCTGGTACTGGTCGACCGGCCCAAACAGGTCACCATCGCGCACTGGCGGCGAACCATCCTGGCCGCCGGAGAGCAGAACCTGCGGGTCCTGATCTGTTCACCCGACGAACTCGCGCGCCTGCTCGTCAGGGGCCGCCCGCGGTGGCCGATGGATCTCGTCATCGCCGACGAATGCCATCTGTACCGCAACGTGGAAACCCAACGCGTGCAGAGATTCCGACGCATCACGCGGTTCAAGGATGCGCACGAGCGCGCTCCCTTCGTGATCTATCTGACGGCGACCCCGGCCAATCACCCTGCCGAGTTGACCTACCTCGCACCGCTTCTCGCGCAGGTCCATGACGAACCTACGCAGCGGTGGGAGGACTTCGGGGCCAGGCTGGCGGAGGCCGGCCTGCCGGTCAGCCGGGTCTACGGCAAATGGGGGTGGGACGAGACGGCCGCCGCCAGTGCGACTCTGCAGACGGCGGCCACCACACGGATCCGGACCTGGCTCACCGACGCCGACCCGCCGTTGGCCATTCATCGGGCGGCGTCCTGGGGACCCGCACCGTTGGATCTGATGCCCGTCACGCTCTCGCCCTCCGAACTCCTCGCCTACCGGACCGCGTGGTCGGTATTCGAGAACGCCCTGGCGGATCTGGCCGCCGATGTGACGCTGCGGAGCAATCCGGCCGCTCGAACGGCCAGGGGCCGGGCCGCCGTGCTACGACTCCGCCAGAAGGCTTCGCTCCTACGTGTGGGCATCACCGCCGACTGGGCCCTGGCCTGTGTCGAGGCCGGCCGACAGGCCGTCATCTCGTGCGAATTCGTCGGCGCCGCCGCCGATCCCATCGCCGCTGCCATCCAGGCCGCCGGGGTGGGGGTGGCCCGCCTGTACGGCGGCGCCGGCTCCGGACGGGACCTGGAAAAGGAACGGCTGGATTTCCAGCGGGGGGCATCGCCCGTCGTGGTGTTCACCCCCACCACCTCCTTGTCGCTGCACGCCAACGAATCCCTGGGGCCGGCCGGGAAAGCGTCCGGTGCGGCCCGCGAGGGCTTGATGCACAACGTTCGATACTCGGGTCTGCAGGGACGGCAGATTTTGGGCCGGTCCCATCGTGACCACCAGATCTGTCCGTGGTGGCTGGCCTACGCCGAGGGGACGGTCGAGGAGACGATTGCCAAGATCATGATCGGCCGCTTCAAGTCGACGAACGATGTCGCCGGAGCAGACAGCGCCGCTCTGATCCACGTCGCGGTGGCGCTGGGGGTTTCCTGGCTGCCGGTCGACAGGGTGCTGGCGGGCGAGGGTTAG
- a CDS encoding cobalamin-dependent protein (Presence of a B(12) (cobalamin)-binding domain implies dependence on cobalamin itself, in one of its several forms, or in some unusual lineages, dependence on a cobalamin-like analog.) produces MDSGAPTVARPADDARGVPIAEVSVILGVPMPTLRSWELRYGIPTLTRGSGRHRRYLPVEVHALRLMRDEIARGQQASLAAQSVREVLGIDGVAGALIHRILAASERLDAAAIRVLLDEASRTLGLMSCVDDVVMPSMRQIGVWWTVGQCDFDQERLTTEAIRGWLDRRSAFAPPPVRPQPILLACGPSDLHTIGLEAMAMVLREDGWACRVLGARTPTLTLAAATVATAALAVVVVSHLSTGRIRAIASMDAVRHLHVPVFYAGNAFTATRSRRGVPGTYLGSRIGGACELIAGALDGGRAKDLVLS; encoded by the coding sequence ATGGATTCAGGAGCACCGACGGTCGCCCGGCCCGCCGACGATGCCAGAGGCGTCCCGATCGCCGAGGTCTCGGTCATCCTCGGGGTCCCGATGCCCACCCTGCGGTCCTGGGAGCTGCGCTACGGCATCCCCACGTTGACCAGGGGTTCGGGTCGGCATCGCCGCTACCTCCCGGTGGAGGTCCACGCGCTCCGTCTGATGCGTGACGAGATCGCCCGGGGTCAACAGGCCAGCCTCGCCGCCCAGTCGGTTCGTGAGGTGTTGGGCATCGACGGCGTGGCCGGAGCCCTGATCCACCGGATCCTGGCGGCCTCCGAACGTCTGGATGCGGCGGCGATCCGCGTCCTGCTGGACGAGGCGAGCCGCACACTCGGCCTGATGTCCTGCGTCGACGACGTGGTGATGCCCTCGATGCGGCAGATCGGCGTGTGGTGGACCGTCGGCCAGTGCGACTTCGACCAGGAACGGTTGACCACAGAGGCCATCCGGGGATGGCTCGATCGCCGCAGCGCCTTCGCGCCCCCTCCGGTCCGTCCCCAGCCGATCCTCCTGGCCTGCGGGCCCAGTGACCTGCACACCATCGGTCTGGAGGCGATGGCCATGGTGCTCCGAGAGGACGGTTGGGCCTGCCGCGTCCTGGGCGCCCGGACACCGACCCTGACGCTGGCGGCGGCCACGGTGGCGACCGCCGCACTGGCCGTGGTGGTGGTCTCCCACCTGTCGACGGGACGGATCCGGGCGATTGCATCGATGGATGCCGTCCGCCATCTGCACGTGCCGGTCTTCTACGCCGGCAACGCCTTCACTGCGACCCGCAGCAGGCGCGGCGTCCCGGGAACCTACCTCGGGTCCCGCATCGGCGGCGCATGCGAGTTGATCGCGGGCGCCCTCGACGGCGGCCGGGCGAAGGATCTGGTGCTCAGCTGA
- a CDS encoding cobalamin-dependent protein (Presence of a B(12) (cobalamin)-binding domain implies dependence on cobalamin itself, in one of its several forms, or in some unusual lineages, dependence on a cobalamin-like analog.) codes for MLNPQDEAEIDLPGPAAEFIIGVLDASGRLDSASVRRLLEEASDAIGLGGCIDRVVMPVMRQIGLWWIAGSYSIEQEAMTTEAIRAWLDRRTAYLPAPTRPNHILLACGPHDRHTLGLEALALLLRTEGWSCRLLGARITAAKLATAAEANDPAAVVVVAHIAAGHRRAVAAMEAVDQLGFTLFYAGGAFSDRASREGVPGRYLGRQIAGACAIIVDTLDEAA; via the coding sequence ATGTTGAACCCCCAGGACGAGGCGGAGATCGATCTGCCCGGCCCGGCGGCCGAGTTCATCATCGGCGTCCTCGATGCCTCGGGTCGACTGGACTCCGCCTCCGTGCGCAGACTGCTCGAAGAGGCCTCTGACGCGATCGGCCTCGGCGGTTGCATCGATCGCGTGGTGATGCCGGTGATGCGGCAGATCGGCCTCTGGTGGATCGCCGGCTCGTACTCCATCGAGCAGGAGGCGATGACGACCGAGGCGATCCGTGCCTGGCTGGACCGCCGCACCGCCTACCTGCCGGCACCGACCCGGCCGAATCACATCCTGCTGGCCTGCGGACCTCATGACCGGCACACCCTCGGCCTCGAGGCCCTGGCCCTGTTGCTGCGGACCGAGGGTTGGTCGTGTCGCCTGCTGGGGGCCCGCATCACGGCCGCCAAGCTGGCGACCGCCGCGGAGGCGAACGACCCGGCAGCGGTGGTCGTGGTCGCGCACATCGCCGCCGGGCACCGTCGCGCCGTCGCGGCGATGGAGGCCGTCGACCAGTTGGGTTTCACCCTGTTCTACGCCGGCGGGGCCTTCTCCGATCGGGCGAGCCGTGAAGGGGTACCGGGCCGGTACCTGGGTCGCCAGATCGCGGGCGCCTGCGCGATCATCGTCGACACCCTGGACGAAGCAGCCTGA